In Penaeus vannamei isolate JL-2024 chromosome 4, ASM4276789v1, whole genome shotgun sequence, a single window of DNA contains:
- the LOC138861559 gene encoding uncharacterized protein, whose product MSKIKNQKYDQRIRSCLDIRSVDNEGMVKVGVKQSYVSCSSAEQSYVSCSSVEQSYVSCSSAEQSYVSCSSVEQSYVSCSSVEQSYVSCSSVEQSYVSCSSVEQSYVSCSSVEQSYVSCSSVEQSYVSCSSVEQSYVSCSLVEQSYVSYSSVEQSYVSCSSVEQSYVSCSSVEQSYVSCSLVEQSYVSCSSVEQSYVSCSLVEQSYVSCSSVEQSYVSCSLVEQSYVSYSSVEQSYVSCSSVEQSYVSCSLVEQSYVSCSSVEQSYVSCSSVEQSYVSCSSVEQSYVSCSSVEQSYVSCSSVEQSYVSCSSVEQSYVSCSLVEQSYVSCSSVEQSCEL is encoded by the exons ATGAGTAAGATTAAGAACCAGAAATATGATCAGAGGATTAGAAGTTGCTTGGATATAAGGTCAGTAGACAATGAGGGCATGGTGAAGGTCGGAG TAAAGCAAAGTTATGTGAGTTGTAGTTCAGCAGAGCAAAGTTATGTGAGTTGTAGTTCAGTAGAACAAAGTTATGTGAGTTGTAGTTCAGCAGAGCAAAGTTATGTGAGTTGTAGTTCAGTAGAGCAAAGTTATGTGAGTTGTAGTTCAGTAGAGCAAAGTTATGTGAGTTGTAGTTCAGTAGAGCAAAGTTATGTGAGTTGTAGTTCAGTAGAGCAAAGTTATGTGAGTTGTAGTTCAGTAGAGCAAAGTTATGTGAGTTGTAGTTCAGTAGAGCAAAGTTATGTGAGTTGTAGTTCAGTAGAGCAAAGTTATGTGAGTTGTAGTTTAGTAGAACAAAGTTATGTGAGTTATAGTTCAGTAGAACAAAGTTATGTGAGTTGTAGTTCAGTAGAACAAAGTTATGTGAGTTGTAGTTCAGTAGAGCAAAGTTATGTGAGTTGTAGTTTAGTAGAACAAAGTTATGTGAGTTGTAGTTCAGTAGAGCAAAGTTATGTGAGTTGTAGTTTAGTAGAACAAAGTTATGTGAGTTGTAGTTCAGTAGAGCAAAGTTATGTGAGTTGTAGTTTAGTAGAACAAAGTTATGTGAGTTATAGTTCAGTAGAACAAAGTTATGTGAGTTGTAGTTCAGTAGAACAAAGTTATGTGAGTTGTAGTTTAGTAGAACAAAGTTATGTGAGTTGTAGTTCAGTAGAACAAAGTTATGTGAGTTGTAGTTCAGTAGAGCAAAGTTATGTGAGTTGTAGTTCAGTAGAACAAAGTTATGTGAGTTGTAGTTCAGTAGAACAAAGTTATGTGAGTTGTAGTTCAGTAGAACAAAGTTATGTGAGTTGTAGTTCAGTAGAACAAAGTTATGTGAGTTGTAGTTTAGTAGAACAAAGTTATGTGAGTTGTAGTTCAGTTGAGCAAAGTTGTGAGTTGTAG